The DNA window cttggaatTTTGAATTTTCCCTCATAAACTTTACATGTTTAGTTACATATTATCccatagtgaaaaaaaaatattttacatactaaCCAAATTCTTCTGGCTTCTTGTCTAATTTGCTACTCCATGTTATAGCATAAACAGTTCCAACAACTAATATTAGAACTATCACTTTCGGAGGCATTGTTTCGAAATCGATATTCCAAAAGTATCGATATTATAGATCTATTAACTTCGTAGAACTAATTATGTCGCTTTacgataaaaacatattaaaattgattgatttcaTCTTTACACACACTTGCAACTTTTATACAGATTTTGCGACTTTTTGCAGTGTTGAAATATATAATGTTAATGCACTTTTCAGCTTGATCGTACTTTTTGGTTTGAATCTTGATTTTGAGTCTTTCAGTTGTCACAAATTATCATtgtttataaaaccttaaagACCAGGTGTCAGCAAGTAATCAGTTGTAAAATAAGAGTATGTTTTCTTTCAAAAGTCCTAAAGTAATTTCGTTTCCATAGTTACCAGTCATCAGCGACTAAACTCATTCTTATCATCGATTactttcgattttatttacaaGTCGTAAACGTATAACAAAGTAAATCTTAATTGCGAAGTTTTCActtatatgaaacaaaaataacttaagatgTGACATGTAGTTGCAAATTGGTCGTTCAAATTAAACGTTGGTACGTTTGTGTTCatgtaagtattaattttcGCTGCTTATACATGAGGCAATGCAGCAAAGCTAGCATCAGCACTCCAATATTATATCGgatacgtatttattatttatggctAACACAAAAATTGAAGATGACGTTATTAGCGCCCACTTTCATACTTTTCACCGTCTTTAGTGAGATTTAtctttgtatataaatataataataattattgatataataaaataaaatatacgtacgcaatattttttagaaactaTCTATCTATTGTCAGTCAATTGTGGTTATCAAAGTATACGCAGAAAACACCACTAACGATTTACAGTATCACGGGTGTATTGATCATGATATACATAGTCTTCAAGTTGTTTATTAGGCAAGCTGAGGGTAGGCTATTAGTGACGGtaactaatatttttgtgaaaacatGTTAGCGTACCATACGGCGGAAAACAACGTTTCACTTGCCCAACTGCAATAATACTTCGAAACGTAGTGGTAGGCTGTCCAATAGACCAAAAATGCAGAAATCCTCTTTACATCGCGAAATTACACTTGGAATTCAAATAAGAGTTGCCAAACTGCATTTATTTGCAAATGACCGCATTGTTGTGAACAGGATGCTGACCGAAATTCGACCACGGTAAGAAATCTtcgataaattgtttttgttatttttagctGCATTTATGAACTCAGAATTTTGTGGTTATCGTGTGGAAAGAATTTTAATCAAAGGCTCGcagacaagttacatttctccAAGAACTGAGGATCACAACAATAGGATTGTCATTCCAAGAAATTTGACAATAGAAGTATTCTATAGGTTTTCTACTTAAGTGAGATCTGAAATTGTCTTAGCCCTCGCATtggtttatgaataaataatataatactatatTCGATACcttgctttaaaatatatactcTTATCATAAccataatcacaaaaaaatgtgtcaaGGGAATGTAATCAAATGGTAATACTTATTGACATTTGATTAATGAAATGGTcactacatttaaaaaagtaaactcgtgtgacgtcacttaagagtacgctttttactagcaagtgaaattactagcccccactatcatacattttatcatttcataATCTTCCTAACCTTTTATGGAGAAAATtaccttttcaatattttcttctttagaTATTAGATTCTTGTCTGACGAACTAGGTTTTTAGGAGTTCTCTTCTATTCCACTAGTCGAAGAAAGTAACTTCTTATACCTCTAACCGTCTTATCTAGGGGTAATATTCGGGTATTTTCCTGGATGAGAAATCATCGGACTCGTTCCGTTTCGTTGAGCGAATGAGAAAAGAATTAACTGTTACTGACTTTAACTGACAAAACACACCCATGTTCGTTCCTCAGCACTTTAAGTACCATGGCCGCGATAGCCCTTTCTGTTTATCCTGCTTGTAATATTCGTAATATTCTGCCTCagcttttgtttaataattaaatattataagtttctgtttttttttttataaaagatattttgaaatatgttgAAATGCAGACTGATACTTTTTCTGtacctgaaaaataaatacaactgcACAGACAATCTCGCGGGATTGGtccccgcgtaggtcaagcatCTGTATATACCATAAATGTGAGGATAACGTTTCAAAGTAAACACaactttcttttataaaaagctttctttaaaaaatatcttaatccAAGGAGTCTGTATCTGGGAGGTTACGTTTTGCAGAAAGTCGAGTGATTTGgagaaagttttttatttccgtACCCATTGCGAAGTTTATTATATGACCTGGCTTTTTTTAACGTTTCTTTGTATGCAGGCAAAGCACCAATTAAACTGGccggttgaaaaaaaaatgtgcattttcttaaatattctcAGACACAACTGAAAAACagtatatctaaataaaaacgtGAGAATTTAGATTTCAAATATGGAATCTGAAAGGTGATTTCATATTCCAGTATCTGCCTTGAGCATGGAACATggtaaaaaaagaacacaaaataaaacaaacattcattaaaataatttctaattcaataataataaataaatcaacaatttGGTGGCAAGATAGCTTCTAGAGTTTGCATCGAAACTCTTTGAAAAGGAACTCTATCTAATGTCTATCATATTCTCTCTACAAAACACCGTATTACAATGACGTCTTTATTTATCACTAACAACCTGCCATCTTTTTTTTCGTTCACTCAAAACAATACACCCTGTATGTATAACAATCGTGTacccaaattaaaaataaaataaagtgaagtatttattgcagcgaaaaaggttttaatactgttattaaataaataatcccgTCATTGTAATACGATgaacttaaatctaaatttcaaCAATTGTTTTGACTAATTCAGTTTGTTGTCCAGTTCACACCATACGTCTGGGCAGCAGGCGGGATACGGTTTGCTTAAATCCACTTCCGTCATGTGGCATAGAGGATCGTCTGTAGCTACAACACCACAACTGTGAACAAAGGCAAATAAcgattaagtttaaattaaaacatattcaCACAGCTAGAGATAAGGTTTTTTTGTGACGTTCATAAAGagtctaatttaaattatttaatttatattagatTCAAAAGTATATGAAAGTACTCAATTGATTTTTGAATCATTAAGACTTTTACATTACATCTGTTTTCCCAAATTGGttatgataatttatatttctacaaataacatattataaaaaccCTGGGGTAGTACATGGTctttttcatcatcattggcctagccttttcccaaccatgttggggtcggctaccagtccaaccggtttcagctgagtaccagtgttttacaaggagcgattgcctatctgacctcctcaacccagttacctgggcaacaggataccccttggttagactggttgtcagacttttcaagcttctgaatacctgtaacgactgtcaaagatgtaggaataacagccgggacctacaattttacgtgccttccgaaacatggaggaactcgctatgacacagatggtcacccatctacggaccaaccacgtcaagcatagcttaacctgtgagcgtttcacttatgcggttatagcttagccactcCTCGGACACTCACATGGTTTTTTTAACCAATAATATTAtccccaaaaaaaaacaaacaataaagacATGGTACTTACGAGGCATATTGTATTTCGTGTTGGTCACACGTAATTTCGTAACATAACCTTAGTGGTGTGACACGAGCACCGAAAGGCACCACCGTGTTAATCTCCTTGATGTAACAGCCTTGCTTGCCAGctagaaacaaaagaaaggcaatattataatactatctactatcctactaatattataaacgcaaaagtttggtatgtctggatgtttgttcctctttcacgcaaaaactgctgaacgtatatagatga is part of the Trichoplusia ni isolate ovarian cell line Hi5 chromosome 7, tn1, whole genome shotgun sequence genome and encodes:
- the LOC113496112 gene encoding uncharacterized protein LOC113496112 → MKMVSKILVFAFIVCTASAARWVAKLPPIPPEFAGKQGCYIKEINTVVPFGARVTPLRLCYEITCDQHEIQYASCGVVATDDPLCHMTEVDLSKPYPACCPDVWCELDNKLN